The DNA sequence TTGGTGAACCTTTTCAATAAATTCCCATCTTTGCCTTATACCCGGCAGCGTTTTAGGTTGTGCCTGTGCTGTAAGATAAGTCCCAAATGCGTTCGTTAATTCAAAATTATGCAACAGATCCATTAATAATGCTTTATCAATTAATCCCATCACATAATCGAAATAACGGCAGGCATCTTCCGGATAGCATCTGGCGTGGGGACCACCCAGCACCGTAACAATCCCTTTGGAACGGTAATAATTGCTTAACGCATAGGCAAACTGGGCTGTAAAAGTGAAAGCACTGATAAAAACAAGATCCACATCATCCGGTGAAAGGTTTTTCAGCTTCTGCGATCCGGTAAATATCGAATAGTTTACTTCATGCCCTTCCTCCATACACCATACACCAATCACCTGAGGCATGATGCTCATGAAGTTCGGTAGCATAGCCCGGTTATAAATAGAATGGGTATAGCCATTGTAAATAAGATCGATGATTGAGATACGTAACTTTTTCATAAGCTTTGATTATATTTAAAATATTAATTCATAATGATTCCCAAATAGAAATTCTATTTTCAAAACATATTCATCCATCTTAATGCATGAAAATGTCTTACAACCTTACATCGTGTCAGGATTTGAAATCTATTAGAGAAGTTAATCCAGCTGGTTGTTCATAACTGTATCACTAAATGCCTCTTTGGTAGAAAATCTGATGTTATAGTGGTATCGCTGTAAAAATCTGGAAGGATCAGCAACAATTCCATACTTGGTAGTATTTATACAAGCAGGAGGTAAATTGATCATACGGGTTCGCCAAAGGATAGTAAAGATAAATCTTATTAACCATAAAGGCACAGGAAAAAATGGTTTGTCAGGAACCAATTCCTGAATGGTCGCATAATCATTGGGCACTAGGTTATAGGTTCCCCGGACATTGGGATCATCGATAACTAAATCCATCATGGATAACAGATCTTCCTGATGAAGCAACTGAATTTCACAGTACCGGCTAATTCGCAGCATAAATGGAAATTTGATCAGGATTGATACGGCGCTGCCTTTCTTATTATAATGTGGACCAACTACCGTACAAACACGTAAAATAGTGATTTTTACATTACAGGTTTCTCTATATTCATTCAATACATTTTCAATTTTTTTCTTATTTAATGCATACCTATAGTTTCCAGGCCTTACCTTTTTAC is a window from the Bacteroidales bacterium genome containing:
- a CDS encoding NAD-dependent epimerase/dehydratase family protein, which produces MNSNVNFNHKKILISGSSGSLGGIIAGHFARNEIPVVGVDIDHNNPLPDDEYFTFYCASIADKNRIKKIFSREKPTNVIHLACSYNKFRDSNAEYENDVMGTKNILKVANLTKSVEKFIFFSSTSIYGAWPDNYRWMPESKKVRPGNYRYALNKKKIENVLNEYRETCNVKITILRVCTVVGPHYNKKGSAVSILIKFPFMLRISRYCEIQLLHQEDLLSMMDLVIDDPNVRGTYNLVPNDYATIQELVPDKPFFPVPLWLIRFIFTILWRTRMINLPPACINTTKYGIVADPSRFLQRYHYNIRFSTKEAFSDTVMNNQLD